The following proteins are encoded in a genomic region of Tenacibaculum sp. 190524A05c:
- a CDS encoding type II CAAX endopeptidase family protein: MNTTININTERKHNFKKAKKFTLFVLGISWAIGFTMHATLKNSNIIFKAIFELSLAVMPAIIAFILNKREGGNWTSLRFIKPSFKSIALAILIPLIYVIVDFYLQIHLGIRTSPDWTVFGSTLKLFTTLTVGFIVMVILVMGEEIGWRGYLQEKLFSAFGELKGVFLLGIIWGIWHLPIAINGYLFPSYPYIEAFITYPLACIAFSLIIAYIGFNRYSIFIAAVLHAANNHFKASLIATTEVIDEFNYMLISNFICVDLILIFGLLYWKKLKTNTKNT, encoded by the coding sequence ATGAATACCACAATCAACATTAACACAGAACGAAAACACAATTTCAAAAAAGCTAAAAAATTCACTCTTTTTGTATTAGGGATTTCATGGGCAATTGGATTTACAATGCATGCTACTCTAAAAAATTCCAATATTATTTTCAAAGCGATTTTTGAACTAAGCTTGGCAGTAATGCCTGCTATTATTGCTTTTATTTTAAACAAACGAGAAGGAGGAAATTGGACATCACTACGTTTTATTAAACCTTCTTTTAAAAGTATAGCTTTAGCCATCCTTATTCCTTTAATTTATGTCATCGTAGATTTCTATTTACAAATACATTTAGGAATTCGAACGTCACCAGATTGGACTGTATTTGGATCTACATTAAAATTGTTTACAACTTTAACAGTAGGATTTATTGTAATGGTGATATTGGTTATGGGTGAAGAAATTGGTTGGAGAGGATACCTACAAGAGAAACTATTTTCAGCTTTTGGAGAATTGAAAGGTGTATTTCTATTAGGAATTATATGGGGAATTTGGCATTTACCAATTGCTATTAATGGTTATCTTTTCCCAAGTTATCCTTACATCGAAGCTTTCATCACTTATCCACTTGCATGCATCGCGTTTTCTTTAATTATTGCCTATATCGGATTTAATAGGTATTCAATTTTTATTGCTGCCGTTTTGCATGCTGCAAATAACCATTTCAAAGCAAGTTTAATTGCGACCACAGAAGTTATTGATGAATTCAATTACATGCTAATCAGTAATTTTATTTGTGTCGATTTGATTTTAATTTTCGGATTACTGTATTGGAAAAAACTTAAAACAAATACTAAAAACACATAG
- a CDS encoding helix-turn-helix transcriptional regulator, translated as MDNKKVTRLLVPVGSIIYMALGPMLLHYIKSVYENLDFKKLYKSLIPFFIAILIYSIPSYFLETIDSKNELSLVYLIFIVPFLGWLYFIYCLYQCFQILKKYRLEVRNNYSFTKNIDLKWLSIWVNGFIIFIFVDLISGGVLLTNTSFKFILILNLTYLTSLIWYMGYYGLNQTQVFLFQEISQKPAKPQQKQITQDLESLKKLEDKFELLFTQNLLFKEQNLTLLQTAKELEISDKKLSNFLNSHLQTTFYDYVNSHRIEYFKKSIQNGKSNHLTLLAIAFDSGFNSKATFNRVFKQKEGMTPFQFKKQFEKGLTASNEAI; from the coding sequence ATGGATAACAAGAAGGTTACCCGTTTATTAGTTCCTGTAGGAAGTATAATTTATATGGCATTAGGCCCAATGCTTCTTCATTACATTAAATCTGTTTATGAAAATTTGGATTTCAAAAAGCTATATAAAAGCTTAATTCCTTTTTTCATCGCAATTCTAATTTATAGTATTCCTTCTTACTTCCTAGAAACAATAGACTCAAAAAATGAACTTTCCTTAGTATATCTAATTTTTATTGTTCCTTTTTTAGGATGGTTATATTTCATTTATTGCTTGTACCAATGCTTTCAAATTCTAAAAAAATATAGACTCGAAGTTCGTAACAATTACTCTTTCACAAAAAACATAGATTTAAAATGGCTTTCCATCTGGGTAAATGGTTTCATTATATTCATTTTTGTTGATCTTATCTCAGGAGGAGTGCTACTTACCAATACTTCTTTCAAGTTCATATTGATATTAAATCTAACCTATTTAACTTCTTTAATTTGGTATATGGGATACTACGGTTTAAATCAAACACAAGTCTTTTTATTTCAAGAAATATCTCAAAAACCTGCTAAACCTCAGCAAAAACAAATAACTCAAGATTTAGAAAGTTTAAAAAAATTAGAAGATAAATTTGAACTATTGTTCACCCAAAATCTACTTTTTAAAGAGCAGAACTTAACCTTACTTCAAACAGCAAAAGAACTAGAAATCTCTGATAAGAAACTTTCCAATTTTTTAAACAGTCATTTGCAAACCACTTTTTATGACTATGTAAATTCTCATAGAATTGAGTATTTCAAAAAAAGTATACAGAACGGAAAATCAAATCATCTTACTTTACTAGCAATTGCTTTTGATTCTGGATTTAATTCAAAAGCAACATTCAATAGAGTATTTAAACAAAAAGAAGGAATGACACCTTTTCAATTCAAAAAACAATTTGAAAAAGGTCTCACTGCATCCAATGAGGCGATTTAA
- a CDS encoding DUF4097 family beta strand repeat-containing protein — MKSKNIKAVIFSLIMLIGISVSAQETVKVPLTDPSKPGFLKVKILNGGIRVKGSNTKEVIVKAILRSEKRRYGKRRKSNKKLEGLKRISNEGLDFSVKEFNNAIDIDSDRNGITDFEIEIPKNFSLKLSTYNSGEIYVENVNGHMDISNANGKITLKDISGAVIADALNRDITVNFIKVDPGIPMAFSSLNGDIDITFPKAMKADVKIKSERGEIYTDFDLKMKPAKSNFTKSENRDNGYRLKVEKWITGAINGGGQEIVFKNYNGDVIIRSN; from the coding sequence ATGAAAAGTAAGAATATAAAAGCAGTAATTTTTAGCTTGATTATGTTAATCGGAATTAGCGTATCGGCACAAGAAACAGTAAAGGTTCCATTAACAGATCCTTCAAAACCCGGATTTTTAAAAGTGAAAATTCTTAATGGAGGAATTCGAGTTAAAGGCTCAAATACTAAAGAAGTAATTGTAAAAGCAATACTAAGGTCGGAGAAGAGGAGATATGGTAAAAGAAGAAAGTCAAATAAGAAATTAGAAGGATTAAAACGTATTTCGAATGAAGGATTGGATTTCAGTGTAAAAGAATTTAATAATGCTATTGATATAGATTCCGATAGAAATGGAATAACAGATTTTGAAATTGAAATTCCTAAGAACTTTTCTTTAAAATTATCAACCTATAACAGTGGAGAAATTTATGTGGAGAATGTAAATGGTCATATGGATATCAGTAATGCAAATGGGAAAATTACATTAAAAGATATTAGTGGAGCGGTAATAGCTGACGCTTTGAATAGAGATATTACAGTAAACTTTATTAAGGTTGATCCAGGTATACCGATGGCATTTAGTAGTTTAAATGGCGATATTGATATTACTTTTCCAAAGGCAATGAAAGCAGATGTGAAAATTAAATCTGAAAGAGGAGAAATTTATACCGACTTTGATTTAAAAATGAAGCCAGCAAAATCTAATTTTACTAAGAGTGAAAATAGAGATAATGGATATCGATTAAAGGTTGAAAAATGGATTACCGGTGCTATAAATGGGGGAGGACAGGAAATTGTTTTCAAAAATTATAATGGAGATGTGATTATAAGATCAAACTAG